Below is a genomic region from Hevea brasiliensis isolate MT/VB/25A 57/8 chromosome 3, ASM3005281v1, whole genome shotgun sequence.
AACAATAATAAAAGCTACAAATGGACATATCCTTCTGGAACTCCTTGTGATTTGAGGAAGGCGGCAATTGATGAAGAAGAAATCAAAGGGAGGAAGTCTACCTCGAGCAAAGCACCTAGGAGAAGTACTTCTCTGCAAAGAAGCGTATCAGATGGAGTTGAATGGAGCACCCAAAATGAGAGGCTCTCAATTACAGGGGATGGGATGGACTGGGGGGGATTATCTGAACTTGAAAGACATCTGCAAGGAAAAAGTTATGCAGATGAACTTGCAGATGAAATGCATGGATATCAAACAGTGAAGGGTGTCAGGGACTATTTGTTGTCTAGTTCTAGGATAGATTCTGCTAGAAGTTATGGTAGTCCTACCCGCCAAGTAGGGCAGCGGCCTCTGCGAGATCCCAACAATGCAGCTCAAGAGAGACCCCCTACAGCTCCAGGGAATGCTTCAAAATCAAGACTAGGCGAGGGCATTAATGGAAGAAAATCCAAGTGGTGAGTAAAGCAGGGAGTAATCTTGAGGCATCACTAGTTAGAGGCCTAAAGCAAGAAGAATTAGGCAGCGAGAAGTAATTTTTTGTCGATTAATCTACTTGCCATTTTCGAGCCACTAAAGCTGCAGCAATCGCTTCACACCATGCATTTAACTTTTGGCAATTAGCTAGATCGTTTGTGTTTACGGGTACTTGTAGAAAAAAAAACGTTTTGATCATCATTGCCAAGTTTTCCTGTACAAAAGCTTCTGGTACAAAGGTTAACATGCTAGAAGCATTTAAATTATGCTTTGATATGTTGTCTTCTTCTTAGCTGTTTTAACGGTCATTTGATATGTTTAGCTACCCATAATTTAAATGTGCCTGATCCAAATGGAATATGAGAATTGAGAACCTCTGTAGTTTGTCCTGCAACCAAGAAATTCCAATTACCATTTCTTGGATCCAGATTTTCCCATTCAGAGGAATGAAATTACCGCATTCTGAACTACATCCAACCAATGTATCGACTGAGCCATAAAAGCCAAGTCTAACCTGCAAAACAAGCTCCGAACATCAAGGTTGCTAAGAAAGGCAACTACGCAATGCATGAAGTTACTGTAATACCAGGCATATTCTGATTACTCGTTTACCCAAACTTTATACACATGATAAGTGATAAGCAAAATCTAAACTAGTCATTGCCCTTGTAAGATTAAGACAAGTTAATTCTAGACCTAACAATTTCTACACAGCCGAGTCACCATGAAAGCTGCTTGGGAACTTCTGCTTTCACATCTGTTGCTAAAGAAATTGGATTCGATCCACTTGTAGTCCAACCAACATGGTTTGGGTTGAGATTATTCCTAACTCCGCCAAATTCTGTCTTTGCTCGACCGATCTCTTCGAGGTCTGGAATAGTAAAGCAATGGTCAGAACATCACGAACATAGTGTTGAAGTTTAATATTAACAGCAGGAAAATGTGTTAATATAAAGACGATGGCAATCATACCCATATCAGCTGAGATAAGACACTCTCCTTGGTAATTAGGTCCTGCCAAGATGGTCCCTGACGGCGAAACAATTAAACTACCCCCAGCACTTGTTATTTCATCTAGTGCTGTATCACTATCTGAATTTCCCAGTGGTAGTGGACTGTCTCTCCCTCGGCTAAATTGGTTTGCAGAAAGAACAAAGCAGCCACCTTCCACGGCAACATGGATCATAGATGCCTTCCATATTTCCCTTGCATCAGCAGAAGGTATACAATATATTTCAACACCTACATTTTTCAgtgcaaaataaataaataaataaacaaaagaaCAGCAATTTATTAGCAAAACAGGACATAAGAGAATGACACATAATGACACTTGTCCACATTGTACACGAACTGTAATTTTAACTTTCACAAATCAACAACGGGAAGAAGTATACCTTTAGCATATAATTCAGTTCTCAGAAGTGGTGATTTGTTGTCCCAAGATACCAAGCCGCCAACTTTCCCAATTGTGGTCTTATATACTGGTAGTGATGTTTTCTCTCCTGAAAACCACACTGCACTCTCTGATGCCATTGGCATTAGCTTGCGGTGATGTCCAAGGTGCTGCCCCATGGAATCAAAAAACAGAATTGTACTAAAGAGATAGAGTCCATCTCTCTCCACCACTCCCATTACTAAGTGCACTTTATATTTACCAGCAATTTTTGCAAGCCCATCAACTTCAGGGCCTGCATATACTTGACACAAGTGAATTGCAAAGTTCAAACAACTTGACCCTAAAGAAAGATACAATTTTGATGGAAAGTGGTCTCACCAGGCACATCTATAGCGGAGGCAGAAtacttctgcaaatcaacatctgTTGCCATATACCTTGGGTGACCGCCAAGAAATGCTTCTGGAAATACCACCATTTGCGACCCATACGCAGCAGCCCCAGCAATTAGTCTTTCTGCTTTATCTGCTTGGAAGGGAAAGGAAAAAAGACCCCCGTTGGTGGTGATTGAATTATTCAAACCTGATTTAAGCAATCAGATAAAAGACAAGCAATTCATCTGTTGACATTTATAAAAGACAAGCAATTCATCCGTTGATATTTAAGCTAATGATTATTGAAACAAACAGAATACGaagaaatcaaatcaaatcaaactaCAGTTTTCAAACTAAATGAGCCAATAATGAAAATAACTATCCATGAAATTACTCAAAATATTATTAGTGTTCCAATACTTCTTGGGAAGCGAAGAAACCACTATTACACAATTCAAACAAGATTAGTACTTCTGCGAAAAAAGCTTGAGATTGAAAAGAAAAAGGATACGGATAACTTCGTACCCAGTGTTGCCGGAGTATCGAAGAGCACAGTCGACGCCTGAACCACAGTCGCCCTGACCGGCTTAATTGCAGACGTACCACCGGCAGTGGCAACTGGAAGATAAGACGCGAGCTTATCTTCGTTGAGGTACTCCATGCAGAGGGGTTTAGGAAGGGAGTGGTTGAGAGCGTTGCTAGATGGGCGAGAGTGGGGTGGTGATATGGTAGCAGGGACGAGTTGGGGTCGGGCCTCGTGGATGAGCCATTGGACGATTTCACCGTCGGAACGAAGACCCAATTCCTGTTTGAGGCGGCAAATGGCGGGGA
It encodes:
- the LOC110639704 gene encoding bifunctional nitrilase/nitrile hydratase NIT4B isoform X3, which codes for MEIVQVHPSSEASEADPTQQPPVKTTRRRYFTGDGPIPANKRVRIPPICVPAICRLKQELGLRSDGEIVQWLIHEARPQLVPATISPPHSRPSSNALNHSLPKPLCMEYLNEDKLASYLPVATAGGTSAIKPVRATVVQASTVLFDTPATLDKAERLIAGAAAYGSQMVVFPEAFLGGHPRYMATDVDLQKYSASAIDVPVHLVMGVVERDGLYLFSTILFFDSMGQHLGHHRKLMPMASESAVWFSGEKTSLPVYKTTIGKVGGLVSWDNKSPLLRTELYAKGVEIYCIPSADAREIWKASMIHVAVEGGCFVLSANQFSRGRDSPLPLGNSDSDTALDEITSAGGSLIVSPSGTILAGPNYQGECLISADMDLEEIGRAKTEFGGVRNNLNPNHVGWTTSGSNPISLATDVKAEVPKQLSW
- the LOC110639704 gene encoding bifunctional nitrilase/nitrile hydratase NIT4B isoform X2 encodes the protein MEIVQVHPSSEASEADPTQQPPVKTTRRRYFTGDGPIPANKRVRIPPICVPAICRLKQELGLRSDGEIVQWLIHEARPQLVPATISPPHSRPSSNALNHSLPKPLCMEYLNEDKLASYLPVATAGGTSAIKPVRATVVQASTVLFDTPATLDKAERLIAGAAAYGSQMVVFPEAFLGGHPRYMATDVDLQKYSASAIDVPGPEVDGLAKIAGKYKVHLVMGVVERDGLYLFSTILFFDSMGQHLGHHRKLMPMASESAVWFSGEKTSLPVYKTTIGKVGGLVSWDNKSPLLRTELYAKGVEIYCIPSADAREIWKASMIHVAVEGGCFVLSANQFSRGRDSPLPLGNSDSDTALDEITSAGGSLIVSPSGTILAGPNYQGECLISADMDLEEIGRAKTEFGGVRNNLNPNHVGWTTSGSNPISLATDVKAEVPKQLSW
- the LOC110639704 gene encoding bifunctional nitrilase/nitrile hydratase NIT4B isoform X1 — encoded protein: MEIVQVHPSSEASEADPTQQPPVKTTRRRYFTGDGPIPANKRVRIPPICVPAICRLKQELGLRSDGEIVQWLIHEARPQLVPATISPPHSRPSSNALNHSLPKPLCMEYLNEDKLASYLPVATAGGTSAIKPVRATVVQASTVLFDTPATLDKAERLIAGAAAYGSQMVVFPEAFLGGHPRYMATDVDLQKYSASAIDVPVYAGPEVDGLAKIAGKYKVHLVMGVVERDGLYLFSTILFFDSMGQHLGHHRKLMPMASESAVWFSGEKTSLPVYKTTIGKVGGLVSWDNKSPLLRTELYAKGVEIYCIPSADAREIWKASMIHVAVEGGCFVLSANQFSRGRDSPLPLGNSDSDTALDEITSAGGSLIVSPSGTILAGPNYQGECLISADMDLEEIGRAKTEFGGVRNNLNPNHVGWTTSGSNPISLATDVKAEVPKQLSW